TTGATTTCCTCTCATCCTCAAAGTATCTGGATTCCAGATGCAAAAGACACGCTTCAAAAAATCGAAATTTGGTTTAAGGCACCTTAAGAGAATTAGAAGGCATTGAAAAGACGAAACCGGATGTGTTTCCGTTCGTTATGCTGATGACCAACACATGCGAACGAAGAGTTAGATACTGTCCTGAAGAAAGGGTTACGTTCATCTTACAAATTCGATTCGGGTTTTCTCCGATCCCAACTGCAGCTAAAGATCCGCCGTTCGGACTCAACTCGATTGAATATTCCAGCGGCTGATTCGGAATTAAATTTAAGATGCCGTCCACACAATCGATTCCAGAGTTTAGGTCCGCGGGAAATCTGGAATCATTTTCCGTATTTGCCACATACAATCGATATCCGCTGAAAAGAAGTTCGGGATTCCCCGCTCTCAATCGAAGTTCGTAGCCGGTTGCGATTGGAACGATACTGACTAAAGTAGGCGGGGTAGATATCAGACGCGTTGTGGAATAGTGGGGACAACCGAGCAAAAGCGAAAATGCCGGAAGCAAAAACAGAATATAAAGACGTTTCAAAAAGAAATATACTCCCGCCAACCGAACTTTTCAGCCTGCTGATCCGATATTGAGTAGAGTGGAAATCGTAACTTGGGTGTCACTCGATTTTCTTCCGGTAAGTTCCACTTCAATTCGGTGAGAAGTTTATTTCCTTTTCGAGTGTTACAATGTCTGCACGCGGCAACCAGATTTTCCCAAGAGTTGAATTCCTTCGGCCTTTCTTTTTTGGGAATGTGTTCCCATCGACTCCGCGGAATTACGTGGTCGAGAGTGAGCTTTGTACTTGGAAATTTTTTTCTGCAGTAGACGCAGTGATAGTTATCTCTTTGAAAAATATTTTCTCTGGAAACTCGATCTTTTCTGGGAGGAACTCTGTAATAGTCTCGGAGAAGTATGATTCTAGGCGCGGTGAATTTGAGTTTTTCGGAGCGAATTAAAAAGTTTTTATCATCCTTGATAAGCTGTGCTTTTTCAAGAATGATCAGAATCAGGGCATCTTTGACCGACCGAATCCCGATGGGAACGTAACCGGCATTCAGCACGAGCACTGGCTGCGCAAGAATGTCCATAAACTGGTCAAAAAATAACCGATGGCTGGAGGATGTAAAGAAATTCTCTAGGCTAGGAACGTTTCTTTCGAATCCAATAGACGACTCCGAACAGTAAAAATGCCGTTCCCAAAGCTCCAAAAATCAGAAGTTGTCCATTGTGAACCCAATGCATTAGAGTATCGAAATTATGTGCTCCGAAGTATCCCAAATAAACCCAAACCGGAACCGAAATGATTGCGGCGAGAAAATCAAGGGTTACAAAACGATAGAATGAAATTCGATCCGAGGTCCCGGCCGTGAGATAAATCGGCATTCTGAGACCCGGCATAAAGCGAGCCATAAAAGTGACCCAGTTTCCGTAGCGAGAAATTTTATCCTGAACCTTTGCAAAACGTTCGGGAGTAACGATCCTTGAAATCATTGGAATCTGAAGAACTCGTACTCCGTAAATCCTCCCGATTAAAAAAACGGAACCGTCTCCGATGAGAACCCCAGCCATTCCTACGAGAAACATAAAATGCGGGTCCGCTTTGCCGAATCCTGCGATTACTCCTCCGGAAACCAAGGAAATGTCTTCGGGAACCGGAAGTCCGAAACCACAAAGAATGAGCGCTAAAAAGACGGCAATGTATCCGTATTCCGAGAAAATACTAACCAGAATATTTAAAAATTCCATTTCTTTCAGTAAATGCCTTGTGAATTTAGGATTTCAGGACAGTAAAAAACGTCTCGTTTAAAATAGCAGTAAACAAAACAAAAAAAGTAAGCGGACTTCTAAGTAAAGTTCCGAAATTTTGTAAAACGTGTATTTTTCCAGAAATGATTTGATCCAAAAAGAAATTGCGGGACTTGCTCCTTACGCGATTTCCAGTACAAACAATGGGGGACGATTTTACGAAGAAGAAGAGCATTCTTACCGTCTTCCGTTTCAAAGGGACAGAGACAGGATTCTGCATTCCAGTGCGTTTAAACGTCTTCAATATAAAACTCAAGTGTTTATCTTTTCTGTCGGAGAGAATTACCGAAATCGAATGACACATACTCTCGAAGTTGCCGGTCTTTCCAGGACGATCGCAAGCGCGCTCGGACTGAATTCTCATCTTTCCGAATCTATCGCTTTGGCTCACGATTTAGGTCACACTCCTTTTGGTCATGCGGGTCAAGAAATTTTATCTAGTCTTATGAAAGACCATGGCGGTTTTGAACACAACAAACAATCTCTTCGAATTGTAACTTCAATCGAAAAGAAATATCCGAATTTTCCGGGACTGAACTTATGTAGGGAAACTTTGAAAGGTTTGATGAAACACGGTACCGATTATGATCCTTCCATGATGCTTTTGGAAAGAAAAGAAAGCGGTCCTTCTTTAGAAGGAATGATCGCGGACCTTTCGGATGAAATCGCCTACACGAGTCACGATATTGAAGACGGTTGGGAGATGGGTTACCTGCATCTCGGTGATTTATCCGAAAATCCCTTTTGGAAAGAAGTCTACGAAAATTGCAAATCCCAATACAAAGACGCGGGTGAAAAAATTTTAGTCCGAACGACGATTCGCACTCTTACCAATTCCATGGTTTCCGATCTGATCCGCAATATCTTCCATCAGTTGGAAAAGAATCGGGTGGAGTCCACGGAAGATTTGATTCGTCTATGGAAACAGGGAATTCGAATCGCTTCTTTTTCGAAAGAAGTCGATTCCAAATTCAGGGAACTCAAATTCTTTTTGTACGAAAAACTTTATCGCCACGAGGATTTGGTTCGTATGAGCGACTATGGAAAAAAAATCATAGAATCCTTATTCGATTATTTTTTAAAACATCCTGAAAAAGTTCCGGATACTTACAAAGAAAGAATCGAAGAGGAATCTTTGTACCGCGTGATCAGCGATTATGTGGCGGGTATGACCGATCGTTATGCGGAGAAAATCTATCAGTCGCTACCTTAATATTTGAAAAATGGAATGTTTCTTTTTTGGGATCATCTCATAAAACTTAGGTTCCAACAATAATTGAAACCAATCATTACGGAGGGAAAACCATGCTCACAGAAGTTCAGGATTCCGATTAGAAAGTTGCCGTCTTTGCCGGTATTGATCGCGCCTACACTCAAACCAATTCCTCTCGGGCTGCTATTGAAAAGTCCTATCTTCACGCCTCCGCCTCCGTAGTTATAGACACCAGCTGTGAAGTAGGTACCGTCGCCCATGATTTGATTGCCGGATTGTTTGAGAGTTACTTCATTGTAAAAGCCGAGTTGAATTCCGCCGTTACCCTTGCCTTCGTTTTCAACCTGATTCACTGCTCCGGTTTGGATCGTGAACCCTCCTTCGGATTGATTGAAGAGACCGAGTTTTAGGCCGTAATAATTGCTATCGCTGTTATTCAAGATTCCAACCTGGAGTCCGATGTTCTTTTTTCTGCTTTTGGAATCGGCCGAGTTTAAAAGTCCGATCTGAACGCCAATCAAGCGATCTTTGATGATATTGACGATTCCTAGGTTGAGACCGTAAAGATTTTCAATTTCTCCATGAAATACGTTAAATCTTAAAACTTCCGTTTCCGTGTCGGGCGGAACTTTTACCGTGGCCTTCGGAGTCAAAGCGACGCCGCAGCTGTGGAAGAACCAACAAAATAACAAGAGAAGGATGAGTTGAATTTTTTTCTTCATAAATTTATTCTAATTTTAAAATATTCATTTTAATGAATTTATTTCTATGGATTTTGGTTTGATCTAAAAACTTGTGCAATAATTTGCGATGAGCATAAAGCGAACGACTCTGTTTTTTGGACAAACGTTTAAGAATCCGATTTGAAATTGTCTCTCTTCTCCAAAATTGACGATTCCTAGATTGAAGCCAGACGCGCCGAAGTTTACGATTCCTAAATTGAATACGCTTCCGCCACTGAATATTCCTACGTTGACGAATCCTTGAGTGGCGTTGAATAAACCGATGGACAACACAGCTCCGATTTTTTCCCTATCTTTCTCCACCTCTGATCCGGGCATCGAATCGCCCAGTCTGAAAATTTCAACGTTGAAGATGCCGAGTTTTAGGCCGTAATAATTACTATCGCTGTTATTCAAGATTCCAACCTGGAGTCCGATGTTCTTTTTTCTGTTTTTGGAATCGGCCGAGTTTAAAAGTCCGATCTGAGCGCCAATCAAGCGATCTTTGATGATATTGACGATTCCTAGGTTGAGACCGTAAAGATTTTCAATTTCTCCATGAAATACGTTAAATCTTAAAACTTCCGTTTCGGTTTCCGGTGGAAGCTTCGCGGTCAATTTAGGAGTCAAAGCGACGCCGCAGTCAAAGAGCGATATGAGAACGATAAAAAGAAAGAGGGCATAAAAAACGAATTTCTTCATTCTGTATTTGATTCCATTTTTAATCAAACGATTGCCGATCTTGTTGTATTCGACGTCGGATGGATTTGCTACGTTTGGAATTTTTTTGTCGTAGCAAAAATCATAGACGTGTCTTTCGAGATAGATTCATATTTTAAAATGTTTGAATGTGTTTCAATTATTTCGAGGAGTCTTTTTTCTGCTCTGTTCCGGGAGTTCTACTTTTGTTTCCGCAGGTTTCGAACAATAATTCAGAACGATCATGATAGGAAAGGGGCCTTCCGTGCAAAAGTTGAGAATTCCGATTTGTAAATTTCCGTCTTCTCCTATGTTCAACGCCCCGATACTGAGTCCTTTTCCGGAATTGACAGCGCCGACGTTGACTCCGTATCCGTAGTTATATACACCCACGTTTACGCCTAGGCCTTCGTAGTTAATGAGACCGATGTTGGCTCCGCTGCCGCTTTTATTGTAAGCGCCGGCTGTAATATAGACGCCTTTGTTTTCGCCTCTATTATAAAGGCCGACTTGCAATCCGGCGCCGCCGCCTTCCACATTGTTGGCGACTCCGGCTTGAACGGTAAAGCCGCCTTTTTTCGCTGCGTTAGAGACCAAACCCACTTGTGCGGCGTATGTTTTTCCTTCGGAGTAATTGGCGCCTCCGACTTGTAGACCGATCAATCTTTCTTTGATTACATTGACGATTCCTAAGTTGATTCCGTATAAGTTTTTCACTTCTCCGTGGAGCAAGTTTGCGTGAAAGACTTCCGTTTCCGTTTTTACGGGAACACGAACAACGGTATGTTCGCCGGTGAATCCGGTGACACCGCAGCTCAAAAGTAAAAGTGAGAATCCGAAAAAGGAAAAAGCGTTTTGTAATATTAGGAAATATTTATGTTTCATGGTTATTTACAATAGTTGAATCCGATCATGACGGGAAAAGTTCCCTTTCCGCAGAAATTGAGAAATCCGAACTGTATCGTCGGCTCGTCCGTTTCCTTTTCGCCCGAAGCGTTGATCAAACCGATATGAACTCCGGTTCCTCCGTTTAGAATGCCCACGTTGACTCCGCCGCCTTTGATGTTCAATGCCCCCAGGTTGAAGCCGCTCGCTTTTTCATTTAGGATTCCTATGTTGACTCCGGTTGAATAGAAGTTGAAGGCCCCGATCATCAAACCCTTGGTGTCATAATTTCCGGCGCCGATCGTTAGATCAAATCCGGTTCTTTTATTTCCGATGTTGACGATTCCCGCCTGAAGCCCTCTGGAATCCCCTTCGGAATAGTTCACGATTCCCGCTTGGATTCCGGCTCCTTTATCGCTCGCGATATTGACTACGGCGACTTGCGCTCCATACGTTTTTTTAGGAGAATAGTTTACGATCCCGATTTGGCCTCCGATCATTCGATCTACCATATTGAAGATTCCTACGTTGAGTCCGGCAAGATTTTTGAGTTCTCCGTAGAGAAGATTCAATCGGAACACTTCGGTTTCCGTTTTGGGAGGAATCCGAGTCGTGATTCGGGGGGTCAGCGCAAAACCGCAGTTAGTCGTCGCGATCCAGAATAGAAGGAAGAAGAGATAAACGATAGGATTGATTTTGTTTTTCATAATTCGAGTTAAAACGCTGATATAATTTAACGCGACGAAAATTCGTTGTCAATATTATTTGGTTTCAAACTTTTTAAAAAGAGGTTTTTCAAGGATTCGGTTTCGATTGGAAAAAATTTATTGCGTTTCCGGATCGGATGGATTTTCGTTTGCGGTCGGATTTTTGATCGGAGTCGGTAGACAATAGTTTACGACGACCATGAACGGAAGTAATCCTTCCTTACAAAAGTTTAGAATTCCGATTTGAAAATTCTCCTTTTCACCGATGTTGACCGCGCCTATCGAAATGCCGGAATACCCTGCGTTCCAATTGACCAATCCTGCGTTGAGCCCGTAGCCGTAGTTGAATAATCCAACATTCACTCTACCGCTTGCAAGATTAGCAACACCGATCGAAAGAGCAAGATCTCCCTTAATTCGCCGTTCAATGCTTTCTTGTGTATCTCCGGGTGGTTATGTTAGAGAGCAACACTTTAGTTTCTTATTCGCCCAAACTTTCTTACGACCGGCTCACGTTAAAAAGAAGTTCAAATTAAAAATTCCGATTTTCAAAAGGACGAAGGAAGGCTTCGCATTATTGATCGCGCCGATTTGAATTCCTGTGCCTTCTTCCGCGCCGTTTACAATTCCCAATTGCGCTCCGATCAATCTTTCTGTGATGGAATTGACGATTCCTAAGTTGATTCCGTGCATACGGTTCGTTTCGCCATAGAGTAAATTGACTCGAAGAATTTCCGTCTTTGTTTTCGGAGGAAGTTTTAGGGTCGCTTCGGCGGTAAGAGCGATTCCGCAATCAAAATTCATCAAACAAAATAATATTAGAAAAATAGAATGTATGAAAGTTCGTGTCATGTTGCACCTGGAGCTTGTATTCGATAAAAAACGAAAAGAGATTTGGTAATTTTTTAACAAACGTTTTGAAACGAATTTGTTTAGGAATCGTTCTTTAAAGCGCGTAAAACGTTCCGGATCTGAACGCAAAGTTCTTTCACTTCTTCCTCCGTAGTAAACCAACCGGTGGAAATTCGAATGGCGCGTAATGCTTCTTCCTTAGAATAACCCATGGATAAAAGAGAAGAGGCCGGTTCTCTGGATCTGGACTTACAGGAGGATCCGGTGGAAACCACAAAACCCGCTTCTTCCATTCCCATCATAAAAAAATCCACGTCGTCAGTCGGAAGAATACAAAAAGAGGTCGTAGGAATTCGAGACATTTCTTTTCCGATCAGTTTGCAACCGCATTCTTCCAGGACAGTTTCGATTTGGATTTGAAAATTTTTTAGGATTTTGTTTTTTTGTTTTTGTTCCGGAAACCTATGTTTTAGTACTTTAGAAAGAGCTAATATAGAAGGGGAATTTTCCGTTCCCGCCCTATGATTGTTCTCCTGATTTCCTCCGTGAAAGATCGCAAATTCCTTATCGGAAACCAAGTCGGAGCGGATCCAAGTTCCGGAAGCGCCCATTCCCGCCCCGATTTTATGACCGGAAAAGGTAAATCCGTCGAACAACGCAAAAGGAATTTCTACTTTACCGAAGGATTGCATCAGGTCGGAAAAAAAAGGAACGGAGAATTTCTTTGCAAGAGAGGAAATCGCTTCGATCGGTTGAATGACTCCCGATTCGTTGGTGACGTGAAGAACGAAAATCGGGGCGGCTTCTTCGTTTAACAATGTTTCAATATGAGCGATGTCTACGGTTCCATTTCGAGTCGAACGAATTTTTCTAAAATCAAAACCCGCGAACTCCAACGCGGAATACATGGAAGAATGTTCCAAAGAGGATACAATCACGGAACCGGAAAATTTTCCTCGAATTGCGTGTGCGAGTAGGTGATTCGCTTCGGTTCCTGTGGAAGAAAAAACGAATTCCTTTGCGGGTTTACCCGTGTATTCCTCCAAAGTTTTTCGAGCGGATTCTATTTTTCCCTGTCTAGCCAGCGAAAATCGGGTAGAGCCCGACGGATTATAAAAGTCGGAAAAGTAATCCTTTTGAACTTCTAAGAGAACGTCTTGAAACGGAGGATGGGTCGCGTTATAATCAAAATAACGAATCTTCTTCGACATAAAGTTCGTCCGCTTCTTCGTATCTTCCTTTTTTTCTGAGAACGTATCTGAGGAGTTTTTTACGATCTTCCATAAGATCGCTTCTTCCACTGCCAGTGACTAGATAGGACTTATCAATCGTATACAGTGTCGTTTCGAGTTGTTGTAATTCCGACAAAGCGCTGTCAAATTGTCCTCTGCGAATCTCTGCGCGCGCAATCATCAGTCTGGATTCAAAAACGGAACCTTTTTCTAAGAGGTTCGATTTGGAAACCTCGCTAAAATAAAAGATCGCTTTGTTCAAAAAAGAAGGATCTCTTTTCCCTAGTTGATAATTGAGCATTCCCCTCTTCATTAGTAATTCGTCATACTCTACCGTGCCGGGATCGGAAAAAAAAAGCAACTTTTCTAAAATCCCGTCCGCTTCCAAAGGAGAGATCGAATTAAGTCCCGTTTTATAAATCCCGAATGCGAGAAGATTGAGAGCCTTTTTAAAATCATTTGCGCTGACTTTCAAATTTCTTTCCGGATCGATCACGAAAGAATTGGACTTGATCTGAGACCAAATTCTCATCTGATTTTGCTTTTCAGTGAGTACGTTGGGTTGATTTTCGACTTGATTACAGGAGAAAAACGATTTTGATTTTTTCGTATTTTCCATCCTAAGTCGAACCGTCTCCTCGGTGTTTCGAATATAGTCCGCGTATGCAAGAAGAACTTCTTCAGAGCGACAAACGGCTAAGGCGGCTTTTTCGATTTTTTTGGGAACGCTCAAGTCGGGTCCTGAAAAATTCAGAGCCCTTTTGTAATAGTCCAACGCTTCGAGTACGTTCGGAGAAACAGCCTTCCAATACTCTCCCGGATTAAAACTCCCCGTAATCGGATTTCTGGATTTAATTTTGGAAGAAAGTTTTTTCCCATCCGATTCTCCATCCATTCCGGCATCTTTAAATCTCCAAATCGACATGGAGTCCGTCCAAGCCGGTCTGTATAAAACGCTATCCCTTTCACTCAAAGAATAATAATAAAGACAGGCTTCCCGCATTATTTCCAAATCGGGAATTCTTTCTCCTAAATCTTGATAAGCGACTTTCTGTTGTAAAATCGAGTCCCCCTTTTCGATAAATTCTCCCGCAATTTTGGGATCATAGCCGGGAGGTTGAATCATCAGGGCGAGTTTACTCAATAATTTGTATCGATTGGGAAGAATCCATACGGCCGCGATCACCCAGACAAAAAGCAGGAACAGTATGTACTTCCTATTTTCTCGAATGTAAGTTAACAAAGTTTCGAGCTCTCCGGCATTGGAAAATTGATTCGACTCCTGAATGGATTGACTACAAAATGAAATTCCGGACTTATGAACGGGATGGTTCCTAACAAACGGAACATTCTTTTCAAATCTGTTCTGTTACCCGAATGAATCAAGCAAATAATAAAATCATACAGAGTCGACTTTCTTATATCTATTCCGTTTTCCCTTGGTATTTGACTTTTCTATTCTTCTTTTTTCCGATTTCGATTTTTTCTCAATCCGAATGCGAATATTCGGGATCGTTAGTCGCTCCGGAGTTTTTTCTTTCTCTTGCGTTTGAACGGCAGGCGGAAGCCTCGAAAATTCCTTCTCAAGAAAAATCTAGAAAAGTTTACGAAGATTCCGTGGAATATTACGATCGATACATTCGTTGTTCAGTAGCTCTCAAAAGACAAGTTTCTCCCGTGTCCAGAGCGGCCAAAGCGAACGTCCACTTTTTTCTGGGGCAATTCGAAAAAGCTGAGAAGGAAGCGGATGCGGTCATTTTTTCCGATCCCAATTTCAGAGACGGTTATCTTTTAAAGGTCAGAATTCTCATTCGTTTGGGAGAATTCCAAAAGGCGAGTGACTATCTGGAAACAAATCTGAGTCGTTTTTCGGACGATTCCGATTTTCTTTATCTCTTGGGCTCTCTCAATCAAGAACTTAAAAACTATCCGAAAGCGATTTTGTATCTGACATCGCTCAGCGATTCGATTCGAAATCGGGAAGGAAATCAGAAATACAGATCGTTTGTAGATAAGTCTTTGGGTGAAATGTATTTCGCGAGCGGTCAATTTAAAAAAGCGCTCTATTTTTTAAGCTCTTATCTGCATCGAAATCCCGGAGATATTTCTGCAAGACTGACTCTCGCCAAAACCTGGAATCAACTAGGTAAGTTCTCCTCCGCGAGAAAGGAACTGAACAAAATTATAAAAACGAAAAAAAACCTTTCCTCGGTGGAACATCTACTGGCGGAAATGTATTTCATAGAGAGTAGGGCGGCCGCATTCGAATATTTTAATATTCTCAATCAGAATTCCAAAATTCCGAAAGAAAGCGTTTTGGAAGGTCTTTATCTCGTTTTTCTTGGGAAATACTCGGAAGCGAAGAAATTGCTTCTTCCCATAAAAGAAAAATTTCCGGGTCGTTTGGCGGTTCGTTTGGCGATGTTGGATGTGTATGAAAAAGAAAAGAATATCTCCTCGTATCTAAGAGAACTTAGAGAAGTTTCGGAACTCGTGTTCGGAATGCAACAGTTCGAACTCGCGGAAAGGACTGCACAAAAAGCGTTGGCGATTCCGAATAAAACTTCCGAATGGAGCGACGCGGAGATTTATGATTTTCTCGCCTCCTGTCACGAACAATCCGGCTATGTATATCGTGCAATCTTGATGTCCAGAAAGGCGGTTGAAAACGCGCATAAAGAGGAAGAAAAACTCAAATTTCAGTTGCATCTTGCGTATCTACTCAGGGCAAATCCCCCCGGAAAACAAGAGGAAGCCGAGGCTATTATTCGCAAAGTTCTTCAAGCTTATCCGGAAATGGCCTATGCGAGATACTTGCTTGGAATCGTTTTGGCTTCCCAGGAAAAGCATAAAGAAGCATTAGAAGAATTGAATGCTGCAATCGAGATCGATCCAGGAAACGGCGCCTATTACTTCTATAGGGCTTCCGTTCATGAAAAACTAGAACAACAGGAACTCATGGAAAAGGATCTGAAAAAATTCATCGAGATCGATCCTGGAAATCCGATCGCTTATAACTATTTGGGGTATTATCTTTCCGAAAAAGGAATCCGCTTGAACGAATCTCTCCTGCTCGTTCAAAGAGCCGTTGAGCTCGCGCCGGATAACGAAGCGTATCAGGACAGTCTGGGTTGGATTTTTTTCAAACTGGGAAATCATGACGAAGCGCTCCTGCATCTACAACTTGCGTACCAGATTCTAAAAGACAAAGGAGAAGAAGACCCGGTCATTTTAGAACATATTGGTGACGTTTATAAGGAAAAAAACCAATTCGCAAACGCTATCGCTTATTGGGAAAAAAGTCTCAAACTTTTCAAGAAGAAGGAAGACATTTCCAGAATCCAAAAAAAAATACCAACTGGTTCTCCCGAAAGTTCGGGAAAATCGAAACAATAGAGTTGTTGAAAAATTCAATAGTCGATATGAACAACCCCTTGAATCGCCATTTCAATGAAACAAAAACAAATGAGAATTAATTTTTCAACAACTCTAATAAATAAAAAGAGAAGATTCGATCGGTCATGAAATTTAAAGTATATTTTAATATTCTAATGTTTATTTTGATTCTTGGCAAATGTGCCGCGGCTCGAATCGAAGAAATTTCCTTTCCGGATAAAGGAAATCTGAAATTCCTTTCTTCTAAAAATCCAGAAGCCTCCCGCGTTTTAAAATCTGTCCGAGATTTAGAAACGAAAAATTCTTCTTACTCGGGCGAATTTTCGATGCGGATCGAAAACTTTATTCCGAAAAAGGAAAGTTTTTCCGCAAATGGAAAAATCCTTTACGATAAACCTTCCGGAAAAATGTACATCGAACTTTCCGATCCTTTTTTCGGAATGATCGTTTCCAAAGTATATACGGATGGGAACTCGATTCATATCAAAACGGCAAACGGCGGGACTCAGATTTTTCCGATGGGGGACATTCTTTTTAAAGATCCGAGCGGTAAAAAACAATCCACGATTCCATTTCCAGTTTTATACTCTCTTTTATCCAACAACAGTTCCGGCCTCGCCGGAACCGATCCGACTTTTGTGAATCTTTCCGAAAGGGCGATCCTCGTTAAAAAACCGGGAGAAGATATCACATTCTGGATGACGGATTTTGGAATCAGCTCCGTGGAACTTCTCTCCAAAAAGAGCAATCTCAAGGCGATTACGAAAGTTCAAGGAACGGTTTCTTTTCCGCCGAAAATCACGATCACAAGAATCGTTGAACCGAAAACAAATCTGGATCAGAATAAGATAGAAATTAAAATGAAAAAAATCGCTCTTTCCGAAACGATTCCGGATTCTAAATTTCGGTTTTAAATGACAAAGATCAAGGTTTACAACATTCTTTCATTCATCAATTTGGAAGAATCCAAGATCGAACCGTTGAATTCTTTTTTTCGGAGCTCGGGAAAGAATTCGAATTCAATTGAAAACAATAGGAGTAAAGATGCTTTCCGAAATTAGAAACGATCATATTCTTGAACTATACATCGAAACCAACGAAGTAAACTCATTAAATGGGGATTTTTTCAAAACGATTTCCGCGAAGTTAGACGCGATTAACAAGGATTCGACAATCAAAGCAGTCATTTTGACTTCCAAAAACGAAAAGTTTTTCTCGAACGGTTTTAATCCGGAAATTTTTGTCGGAAAAACCTCGGAGGAAATCCAAGACGTTATGCGTCTTGCTTTGGATACGGCTTCTAAATATCTATTTTTAGAAAGACCCGTAATTTGCGCTATGAACGGGCACGCTATGGGATTGGGAGCGGTACTTGCGATTTTTTCCGATTATAGAATCATGGTCGAAAAAAAAGGAAGGATCGGTTTTCCAGAATCTCAAATCGGAATCAATTTTCCCGCGGTTCCAGGTTTTATGCTCAAAGAAATCATAGGGATCGCAAAAGCTCGGGATCTTTTATATTCGGGAAAAGGGTTAAAAGCGGAGGAGGCATTACAAATCGGTCTCATCGACGAAATCGCTTCTTCCTCGGAAGATTTGATGGCGCGCGCCCGCAAATACTGCGATCCGTTTAAGGACATGGCGATCGGTTCTGTGATCGGAATTAAGGTATCCTTACGCGATCCGATTCGATTTTTCGCGGAACACAATTCGGAAAGAGACGTCAAACTTATTTCGGAAGCGGTATTTTCCAAAAACGGCCAGGAAGGTATGAGGTCCATCTTGGAAAGAAGAAGACCAGTATTTCAATAAATTAACGTGAGTTCGACGGTTGAAAGTTTGGACGAATAAGAAACTAAAGTGTTGTTCTCTAACATAACCAACCCCACAAATACTTAGATCCGAAGATAAATCTGTCGGAATTCCGACAAATCCTCTGTGAAACTTACCCCACCTGATTTTTGGGTGGTGGGGCGGAAAGACTCGGGAGACTTTTCTCTATCAGAAAATCATACTTTTTGCAAGTAAAAATTATCATTCTTGTCGGAACACTTGAAAAATATCAGTTTTTGATCCTTATTATCCCAAAAGCCTTCTTAATTTGTAGGGTTAGGTTACGGCTCTCTACGAATCGTAACATAATAATTGTTTTCGCATTTTCAACCGCCGAACTCACGTTATTTTAAGAATTCAATTTTTCGAATTGAGTTTTGTTTGAATGTCAATCAGGGTTTTGATTGGATCCTTGCGATTTCTTTTTCGTAAATTTCGATTTTTTGAATTT
The nucleotide sequence above comes from Leptospira weilii. Encoded proteins:
- a CDS encoding cysteine desulfurase family protein, whose amino-acid sequence is MSKKIRYFDYNATHPPFQDVLLEVQKDYFSDFYNPSGSTRFSLARQGKIESARKTLEEYTGKPAKEFVFSSTGTEANHLLAHAIRGKFSGSVIVSSLEHSSMYSALEFAGFDFRKIRSTRNGTVDIAHIETLLNEEAAPIFVLHVTNESGVIQPIEAISSLAKKFSVPFFSDLMQSFGKVEIPFALFDGFTFSGHKIGAGMGASGTWIRSDLVSDKEFAIFHGGNQENNHRAGTENSPSILALSKVLKHRFPEQKQKNKILKNFQIQIETVLEECGCKLIGKEMSRIPTTSFCILPTDDVDFFMMGMEEAGFVVSTGSSCKSRSREPASSLLSMGYSKEEALRAIRISTGWFTTEEEVKELCVQIRNVLRALKNDS
- a CDS encoding enoyl-CoA hydratase/isomerase family protein; the encoded protein is MLSEIRNDHILELYIETNEVNSLNGDFFKTISAKLDAINKDSTIKAVILTSKNEKFFSNGFNPEIFVGKTSEEIQDVMRLALDTASKYLFLERPVICAMNGHAMGLGAVLAIFSDYRIMVEKKGRIGFPESQIGINFPAVPGFMLKEIIGIAKARDLLYSGKGLKAEEALQIGLIDEIASSSEDLMARARKYCDPFKDMAIGSVIGIKVSLRDPIRFFAEHNSERDVKLISEAVFSKNGQEGMRSILERRRPVFQ
- a CDS encoding LA_2272/LA_2273 family lipoprotein; translated protein: MNFDCGIALTAEATLKLPPKTKTEILRVNLLYGETNRMHGINLGIVNSITERLIGAQLGIVNGAEEGTGIQIGAINNAKPSFVLLKIGIFNLNFFLT
- a CDS encoding LolA family protein — its product is MKFKVYFNILMFILILGKCAAARIEEISFPDKGNLKFLSSKNPEASRVLKSVRDLETKNSSYSGEFSMRIENFIPKKESFSANGKILYDKPSGKMYIELSDPFFGMIVSKVYTDGNSIHIKTANGGTQIFPMGDILFKDPSGKKQSTIPFPVLYSLLSNNSSGLAGTDPTFVNLSERAILVKKPGEDITFWMTDFGISSVELLSKKSNLKAITKVQGTVSFPPKITITRIVEPKTNLDQNKIEIKMKKIALSETIPDSKFRF
- a CDS encoding tetratricopeptide repeat protein, producing the protein MNQANNKIIQSRLSYIYSVFPWYLTFLFFFFPISIFSQSECEYSGSLVAPEFFLSLAFERQAEASKIPSQEKSRKVYEDSVEYYDRYIRCSVALKRQVSPVSRAAKANVHFFLGQFEKAEKEADAVIFSDPNFRDGYLLKVRILIRLGEFQKASDYLETNLSRFSDDSDFLYLLGSLNQELKNYPKAILYLTSLSDSIRNREGNQKYRSFVDKSLGEMYFASGQFKKALYFLSSYLHRNPGDISARLTLAKTWNQLGKFSSARKELNKIIKTKKNLSSVEHLLAEMYFIESRAAAFEYFNILNQNSKIPKESVLEGLYLVFLGKYSEAKKLLLPIKEKFPGRLAVRLAMLDVYEKEKNISSYLRELREVSELVFGMQQFELAERTAQKALAIPNKTSEWSDAEIYDFLASCHEQSGYVYRAILMSRKAVENAHKEEEKLKFQLHLAYLLRANPPGKQEEAEAIIRKVLQAYPEMAYARYLLGIVLASQEKHKEALEELNAAIEIDPGNGAYYFYRASVHEKLEQQELMEKDLKKFIEIDPGNPIAYNYLGYYLSEKGIRLNESLLLVQRAVELAPDNEAYQDSLGWIFFKLGNHDEALLHLQLAYQILKDKGEEDPVILEHIGDVYKEKNQFANAIAYWEKSLKLFKKKEDISRIQKKIPTGSPESSGKSKQ